The Erigeron canadensis isolate Cc75 chromosome 4, C_canadensis_v1, whole genome shotgun sequence genome window below encodes:
- the LOC122594987 gene encoding pectinesterase-like: MWDSGKKRKIFLTIFASILLVTAVIGIVGVTSKSHTDNIIASKAHAIVKSSCSVTLHPELCYSTLSSVPEMTNKVKNKKDVIVIAINVTKEIIKRNYFTLKKISLKPGLTERDKIAIHDCLELVADTLEELKKVVGYLKTYPRKKGMHKHVDDILTLVSTSLTNRETCIDGFSHNKHGKKVRESLISGEIHAEKLCSNSLAMIKNLTDSDLAKYDELQLKVNKGRKLIDQVDSNNVKWPTWLSAGDRRLLQSGSVTPNVRVAADGSGDYTTISAAVAAAPSGSSSRFVIGIAAGVYRENVEIPSSKTNLMFLGSGQSSTIITASRSVAGGSTTFNSATVAAVGDGFLARDITFQNTAGPSGEQAVALRVGSDESAFYRCGMIAYQDTLYVHSNRQFYVGCYIAGTVDFIFGNAASVFQDCDIHARKPGPKQKNMVTAQGRSDPNQNTGIVIQKCRIGATSDLIPVQATFPTYLGRPWKNYSRTVVMQSTISDVINPAGWFPWDGDFALNTLYYGEYKNTGAGADTSNRVTWKGYKVITSATEAQGFTAGNFISGGNWLGNTGFPFSLGL, translated from the exons ATGTGGGATTCCGGTAAGAAGCGAAAGATTTTCTTAACAATTTTTGCTTCCATCCTACTAGTCACGGCTGTCATTGGCATCGTCGGAGTTACCTCAAAATCCCATACCGACAACATCATAGCATCCAAAGCTCACGCTATCGTGAAATCATCGTGTAGCGTTACCCTTCACCCCGAACTATGCTACTCCACGCTATCTAGCGTCCCGGAAATGACAAAcaaggtaaaaaataaaaaagacgtCATTGTGATAGCAATCAATGTAACCAAGGAGATAATCAAAAGAAACTACTTCACATTAAAGAAGATTTCCTTGAAACCTGGTCTCACGGAACGTGACAAAATCGCTATCCATGATTGTCTAGAATTGGTTGCAGACACACTCGAAGAACTCAAAAAG GTCGTAGGCTACCTAAAGACATATCCTAGGAAGAAAGGGATGCACAAACATGTGGACGACATTCTGACTCTTGTGAGCACGTCTTTAACAAACAGAGAAACATGCATAGACGGTTTCTCACACAATAAACATGGCAAGAAAGTGCGTGAATCACTAATCTCAGGAGAGATCCATGCCGAAAAGCTATGTAGCAACTCACTAGCCATGATCAAGAACTTGACCGACTCAGATTTGGCCAAATACGATGAATTACAACTCAAGGTAAATAAAGGAAGAAAGTTAATTGATCAGGTGGACAGTAATAACGTTAAGTGGCCAACATGGCTGTCCGCAGGAGACAGGAGGCTGTTGCAGTCAGGGAGTGTGACACCTAATGTCCGTGTGGCAGCGGATGGTAGTGGGGACTATACCACAATTTCTGCTGCTGTTGCGGCTGCTCCTAGTGGAAGCTCATCGAGGTTTGTGATTGGTATCGCGGCCGGAGTGTATAGAGAAAATGTGGAGATTCCAAGTAGTAAAACAAATTTGATGTTTCTCGGTTCCGGGCAATCTTCCACTATCATCACGGCTAGCAGAAGCGTTGCCGGTGGCAGCACCACCTTCAACTCCGCTACCGTCG CTGCTGTTGGTGATGGATTTCTAGCACGTGACATAACGTTTCAAAACACAGCTGGGCCATCAGGGGAACAAGCGGTGGCACTACGGGTCGGGTCAGATGAATCAGCATTTTATCGATGTGGGATGATAGCATACCAAGACACGCTTTATGTCCACTCCAATCGTCAGTTCTATGTTGGCTGTTACATAGCTGGTACGGTGGACTTCATTTTTGGAAACGCGGCTAGtgtttttcaagattgtgacattcaTGCTCGTAAACCTGGACCAAAACAAAAGAATATGGTCACGGCTCAAGGAAGAAGTGACCCGAACCAAAATACAGGGATTGTGATTCAAAAGTGTAGAATTGGGGCCACAAGCGACCTTATACCGGTGCAAGCAACCTTTCCAACATATTTGGGAAGGCCGTGGAAGAATTACTCAAGAACGGTTGTGATGCAATCGACAATAAGTGATGTCATTAACCCGGCCGGATGGTTTCCTTGGGACGGGGATTTTGCACTTAATACGTTATACTATGGGGAGTACAAGAACACCGGGGCTGGGGCTGACACGTCGAATAGAGTGACGTGGAAAGGATACAAGGTGATTACCAGTGCAACGGAAGCTCAAGGTTTTACTGCTGGAAACTTTATCAGTGGTGGTAATTGGTTAGGCAACACTGGCTTCCCTTTCTCTCTTGGATTGTAA